In a genomic window of Anoxybacter fermentans:
- a CDS encoding helix-turn-helix domain-containing protein codes for MTLNIEKIGLKIKELRKAHNLTYAEFGNKTGVSGSYISQIEKNKRKPSLEILSRIVDAFNISLAELLNETEEEFNIGKELRNIREAKGMSIHELYEKSGVSFFKLGQVENGTETLTPEEIEKVAKALDIKKERLFKGVENNLERIRELCTNLGLKESSIELIMEFIENELKK; via the coding sequence ATGACTTTAAATATTGAGAAAATAGGTTTAAAGATAAAAGAATTAAGAAAAGCTCATAACCTAACTTATGCTGAATTTGGCAATAAAACGGGCGTCTCTGGGAGTTACATTAGCCAGATAGAAAAAAATAAGCGTAAACCTTCTTTAGAAATTCTTTCCCGAATTGTTGATGCTTTTAATATTTCCCTGGCTGAGCTTTTAAATGAAACAGAAGAAGAATTTAACATTGGTAAAGAGTTAAGAAATATTCGTGAAGCAAAGGGAATGAGTATTCATGAATTATATGAAAAATCTGGTGTATCATTTTTTAAACTTGGCCAGGTTGAAAATGGTACTGAAACACTAACCCCTGAAGAGATCGAAAAAGTTGCTAAAGCTCTGGATATTAAAAAAGAGCGCCTCTTTAAAGGAGTTGAGAATAATTTAGAACGGATCAGGGAATTATGTACTAATCTGGGTCTAAAAGAATCGAGTATTGAGCTCATTATGGAATTTATTGAAAATGAGCTTAAAAAATAA